Proteins encoded in a region of the Carassius carassius chromosome 49, fCarCar2.1, whole genome shotgun sequence genome:
- the LOC132132424 gene encoding set1/Ash2 histone methyltransferase complex subunit ASH2-like isoform X1: MAAEAGSAPERDTTEGDASFGDLTTNMETVSSGKDTMDSSEAADAQTGSGDDENGRQLGEVELQCALCMKWFTADTFSIDTATCLPFVTNYVFHCNVCHHSGNTYFLRKQANLKEMCLTTLANLTWRSRTQEEHPKTMFSKDKDIIPFIDKFWECMTTRQRPGKLTWPNNIVKTMSKERDVFLVKEHPDPGSKDPEEDYPKFGLLDQDLANIGPSYDNQKQMTAVTGAGGLNAVRCIPGGSTFSGGLPPAASGKGRGAKRKQQQQQHDGAVAGTAKRTRSDPLFSAQRLPPHGYPLEHPFNKDGYRYILAEPDPHAPDPEKLELDCWAGKPIPGDLYRACLYERVLLALHDRAPQLKISDDRLTVTGEKGYSMVRASHGVRKGAWYFEVTVDEMPPDTAARLGWSQPLGNLQAPLGYDKFSYSWRSKKGTRFHQSMGKHYSDGYGQGDVLGFYIELPDGTETAKALPDTYKDKALIKFKSYLYFEEKDYVDKAEKSLKPISSSQIIFFKNGVNQGVAYEDLFEGMYYPAISLYKSCTVSVNFGPHFKYPLKDIKYQPISDMGWGAVIEHSLADLLYHVETDVDGRRSPPWEG, encoded by the exons ATGGCTGCAGAAGCGGGATCTGCGCCCGAGAGAGACACAACAGAAGG AGATGCATCATTTGGAGATCTGACCACAAACATGGAGACTGTGTCCAGTGGAAAAGACACTATG GACAGTTCGGAGGCGGCGGACGCACAGACAGGATCTGGAGACGATGAGAACGGCCGTCAGCTCGGGGAAGTGGAGCTGCAGTGTGCTCTGTGTATGAAGTGGTTTACGGCGGACACGTTCAGCATCGACACGGC AACTTGCCTGCCCTTCGTGACCAATTATGTGTTTCACTGCAATGTGTGCCACCACAGCGGAAACACATACTTTTTGAGGAAGCAAGCGA ATCTGAAGGAGATGTGTCTCACAACTTTGGCAAATCTGACATGGAGGTCCAGAACTCAAGAGGAGCATCCCAAAACTATGTTCTCTAAAGATAAG GACATCATACCTTTCATTGACAAATTCTGGGAGTGCATGACGACCCGCCAGAGGCCCGGCAAACTCACATGGCCAAATAATATCGTCAAGACTATG AGTAAAGAGCGAGATGTTTTCCTGGTGAAAGAACATCCAGACCCCGGCAGTAAAGACCCTGAAGAGGACTATCCCAAGTTTGGTTTGCTTGATCAG GATCTGGCAAATATTGGACCATCGTATGACAACCAGAAGCAGATGACAGCCGTCACGGGTGCTGGAGGGTTAAATG CTGTGCGTTGTATTCCAGGTGGATCGACTTTTTCAG GAGGGCTTCCTCCAGCTGCTTCAGGAAAAGGAAGAGGAGCCAAAcgcaaacagcagcagcagcagcacgacGGAGCTGTGGCTGGAACGGCCAAAAGAACACGCAG TGACCCACTGTTCTCAGCGCAGCGTCTTCCGCCCCATGGTTACCCTCTCGAACACCCCTTCAACAAAGACGGGTACCGCTACATCCTAGCCGAGCCGGATCCCCATGCTCCCGACCCGGAAAAACTGGAGCTGGACTGCTGGGCCGGGAAGCCCATCCCTGGAGACCTGTACCGCGCGTGTCTGTACGAGAGAGTGCTCCTGGCGCTGCATGACCGAG cACCACAGTTGAAGATTTCAGACGACCGCTTGACGGTGACCGGAGAAAAGGGCTACTCGATGGTCCGAGCGTCTCATGGGGTCAGAAAGGGCGCGTGGTATTTTGAGGTCACTGTGGACGAGATGCCACCGGACACCGCGGCTCGACTGGGCTGGTCACAGCCTTTAG GAAACCTTCAAGCTCCTCTGGGTTACGATAAGTTCAGCTACTCGTGGCGCAGTAAGAAAGGAACACGCTTCCATCAGTCCATGGGAAAGCATTACTCTGATGGATACGGACAGGGCGACGTCTTGGGCTTCTACATTGAGCTTCCAGACGGCACCGAAACCGCCAAGGCTCTGCCTGACACATACAAGGACAAA GCGCTGATCAAATTCAAAAGCTATTTGTACTTTGAAGAGAAAGATTACGTGGACAAGGCTGAGAAGAGTTTAAAACCCATCAGCTCCAGTCAA attatattttttaagaacgGAGTGAATCAAGGAGTGGCCTATGAGGATCTGTTCGAGGGCATGTATTACCCCGCCATATCCCTCTACAAGAGCTGCACG GTGTCTGTTAATTTTGGACCACACTTTAAATACCCACTAAAAGACATCAAGTATCAGCCA ATAAGTGACATGGGTTGGGGTGCTGTGATTGAACACTCGCTGGCTGATTTGCTGTACCACGTAGAGACGGATGTAGACGGCCGACGGAGTCCCCCATGGGAGGGTTAA
- the LOC132132424 gene encoding set1/Ash2 histone methyltransferase complex subunit ASH2-like isoform X3 translates to MAAEAGSAPERDTTEGDASFGDLTTNMETVSSGKDTMDSSEAADAQTGSGDDENGRQLGEVELQCALCMKWFTADTFSIDTATCLPFVTNYVFHCNVCHHSGNTYFLRKQANLKEMCLTTLANLTWRSRTQEEHPKTMFSKDKDIIPFIDKFWECMTTRQRPGKLTWPNNIVKTMSKERDVFLVKEHPDPGSKDPEEDYPKFGLLDQDLANIGPSYDNQKQMTAVTGAGGLNGGLPPAASGKGRGAKRKQQQQQHDGAVAGTAKRTRSDPLFSAQRLPPHGYPLEHPFNKDGYRYILAEPDPHAPDPEKLELDCWAGKPIPGDLYRACLYERVLLALHDRAPQLKISDDRLTVTGEKGYSMVRASHGVRKGAWYFEVTVDEMPPDTAARLGWSQPLGNLQAPLGYDKFSYSWRSKKGTRFHQSMGKHYSDGYGQGDVLGFYIELPDGTETAKALPDTYKDKALIKFKSYLYFEEKDYVDKAEKSLKPISSSQIIFFKNGVNQGVAYEDLFEGMYYPAISLYKSCTVSVNFGPHFKYPLKDIKYQPISDMGWGAVIEHSLADLLYHVETDVDGRRSPPWEG, encoded by the exons ATGGCTGCAGAAGCGGGATCTGCGCCCGAGAGAGACACAACAGAAGG AGATGCATCATTTGGAGATCTGACCACAAACATGGAGACTGTGTCCAGTGGAAAAGACACTATG GACAGTTCGGAGGCGGCGGACGCACAGACAGGATCTGGAGACGATGAGAACGGCCGTCAGCTCGGGGAAGTGGAGCTGCAGTGTGCTCTGTGTATGAAGTGGTTTACGGCGGACACGTTCAGCATCGACACGGC AACTTGCCTGCCCTTCGTGACCAATTATGTGTTTCACTGCAATGTGTGCCACCACAGCGGAAACACATACTTTTTGAGGAAGCAAGCGA ATCTGAAGGAGATGTGTCTCACAACTTTGGCAAATCTGACATGGAGGTCCAGAACTCAAGAGGAGCATCCCAAAACTATGTTCTCTAAAGATAAG GACATCATACCTTTCATTGACAAATTCTGGGAGTGCATGACGACCCGCCAGAGGCCCGGCAAACTCACATGGCCAAATAATATCGTCAAGACTATG AGTAAAGAGCGAGATGTTTTCCTGGTGAAAGAACATCCAGACCCCGGCAGTAAAGACCCTGAAGAGGACTATCCCAAGTTTGGTTTGCTTGATCAG GATCTGGCAAATATTGGACCATCGTATGACAACCAGAAGCAGATGACAGCCGTCACGGGTGCTGGAGGGTTAAATG GAGGGCTTCCTCCAGCTGCTTCAGGAAAAGGAAGAGGAGCCAAAcgcaaacagcagcagcagcagcacgacGGAGCTGTGGCTGGAACGGCCAAAAGAACACGCAG TGACCCACTGTTCTCAGCGCAGCGTCTTCCGCCCCATGGTTACCCTCTCGAACACCCCTTCAACAAAGACGGGTACCGCTACATCCTAGCCGAGCCGGATCCCCATGCTCCCGACCCGGAAAAACTGGAGCTGGACTGCTGGGCCGGGAAGCCCATCCCTGGAGACCTGTACCGCGCGTGTCTGTACGAGAGAGTGCTCCTGGCGCTGCATGACCGAG cACCACAGTTGAAGATTTCAGACGACCGCTTGACGGTGACCGGAGAAAAGGGCTACTCGATGGTCCGAGCGTCTCATGGGGTCAGAAAGGGCGCGTGGTATTTTGAGGTCACTGTGGACGAGATGCCACCGGACACCGCGGCTCGACTGGGCTGGTCACAGCCTTTAG GAAACCTTCAAGCTCCTCTGGGTTACGATAAGTTCAGCTACTCGTGGCGCAGTAAGAAAGGAACACGCTTCCATCAGTCCATGGGAAAGCATTACTCTGATGGATACGGACAGGGCGACGTCTTGGGCTTCTACATTGAGCTTCCAGACGGCACCGAAACCGCCAAGGCTCTGCCTGACACATACAAGGACAAA GCGCTGATCAAATTCAAAAGCTATTTGTACTTTGAAGAGAAAGATTACGTGGACAAGGCTGAGAAGAGTTTAAAACCCATCAGCTCCAGTCAA attatattttttaagaacgGAGTGAATCAAGGAGTGGCCTATGAGGATCTGTTCGAGGGCATGTATTACCCCGCCATATCCCTCTACAAGAGCTGCACG GTGTCTGTTAATTTTGGACCACACTTTAAATACCCACTAAAAGACATCAAGTATCAGCCA ATAAGTGACATGGGTTGGGGTGCTGTGATTGAACACTCGCTGGCTGATTTGCTGTACCACGTAGAGACGGATGTAGACGGCCGACGGAGTCCCCCATGGGAGGGTTAA
- the LOC132132173 gene encoding G protein-coupled receptor kinase 5-like gives MEIESMVANCALIKAREVGNRGNGKGRSRKWKEILRFPHINECTELEKSIERDYHSLCVKQPIGQQLFRLFCATKSDLQHCIDLLDETAEYEVMPDDKRKIFGKQLINKYLTSQSSRVHVIVDSELEKCICDLELNASEDIFSSCQEALHEYLSGAPFAEYQKSMYFDRFLQWKMVERRPITRDIFREYRVLGKGGFGEVCACQSRASGKMYACKTLEKKRIKKQRGEAMALNEKQILERVNSRFVVSLAYAYETKEALCLVLTLMNGGDLRFHIYNMGTEGLSKERVEFYAAEILCGLSHLHKESIVYRDLKPENILLDDNGHIRISDLGLAIILKEEKPVKGRVGTVGYMAPEVIKNTYYSVSADFWGLGCLIYEMTAGNPPFRNHKEQLPRQEIERRVLETIEHYGNKFDEDTKSICKSLLAKNPKERLGCKCGRGSEVIKGHAFFKDINFTRLEAGMMPPPFVPDPRAVYCADVLDIDQFSPVKGVSLDQVDGNFYSKFNTGSVPVPWQNEMIETECFKDLNVFGPRGTRTPDLDRSIVITQTSSETQVMKRSPSEYGRHRLLNRIFKRRPRGQSAEPICCSSSSQGSV, from the exons ATGGAGATTGAATCAATGGTAGCAAACTGTGCACTCATAAAAGCACGAGAAG TAGGTAACCGTGGGAATGGCAAAGGAAGGAGTCGAAAATGGAAGGAAATTCTGCGTTTCCCGCACATAAACGAGTGCACAGAGCTGGAGAAAAGCATTG AGCGAGATTATCACAGTCTGTGTGTCAAGCAGCCCATCGGACAACAACTCTTCCGGCTTTTCTGTGCAACCAAATCTGATCTGCAGCATTGCATCGATCTGTTGGATGAAACG GCAGAATATGAGGTCATGCCGGATGACAAGAGAAAGATCTTTGGCAAGCAGCTCATCAACAAATATCTTACCTCACAG TCCTCTAGGGTGCATGTGATTGTCGACAGTGAACTTGAGAAGTGCATCTGTGACCTGGAGCTCAACGCTTCTGAAGATATATTCAGCAGCTGCCAAGA GGCACTTCATGAGTATCTAAGTGGAGCTCCGTTTGCAGAGTATCAGAAAAGCATGTATTTTGACCGGTTTCTGCAGTGGAAGATGGTGGAGAG ACGCCCGATCACCCGAGACATATTTCGAGAGTACCGTGTTTTGGGGAAGGGTGGGTTTGGAGAG GTGTGTGCATGTCAGTCGCGAGCTTCAGGGAAAATGTATGCATGTAAGACACTGGAGAAGAAGCGTATTAAGAAGCAGAGAGGGGAAGCTATGGCCCTCAACGAGAAACAGATTCTAGAACGAGTCAACAGCAGATTTGTG GTCAGTTTAGCATACGCTTACGAGACGAAAGAGGCTCTTTGCCTGGTGCTGACGCTGATGAACGGAGGAGACCTGAGGTTTCACATCTATAACATGGGCACCGAGGGCCTCAGCAAAGAAAGAGTAGAGTTTTACGCTGCTGAGATCCTGTGTGGCTTGAGCCATCTTCATAAAGAGTCCATTGTTTACAG GGATTTAAAGCCAGAAAACATTCTGCTGGATGATAATG GTCACATTCGGATCTCTGATTTAGGACTAGCCATAATCTTGAAAGAAGAAAAACCTGTGAAGGGCAGAGTGGGAACAGTGGGTTATATGG CCCCAGAGGTGATCAAGAACACATACTATAGTGTAAGTGCGGACTTCTGGGGACTCGGGTGTCTGATCTATGAGATGACGGCTGGAAATCCTCCCTTCCGCAACCACAAAGAACAACTGCCCAGACAGGAGATTGAAAGACGGGTTCTGGAGACGATCGAGCATTATGGGAACAAGTTTGACGAGGACACCAAATCCATCTGCAAAAGC ctccTGGCTAAAAACCCAAAGGAGAGATTGGGCTGCAAATGTGGGCGAGGGTCAGAGGTCATCAAAGGTCACGCGTTCTTCAAGGACATCAACTTTACGAGACTTGAGGCAGGAATGATGCCGCCACCATTTGTTCCCGAT CCGAGAGCCGTTTACTGCGCAGACGTCCTGGACATCGATCAGTTCTCTCCAGTTAAAGGAGTGAGCCTCGATCAGGTCGATGGAAATTTCTACAGCAAGTTTAACACTGGAAGCGTGCCTGTGCCCTGGCAGAATGAG ATGATTGAGACTGAGTGTTTCAAGGACCTGAATGTGTTTGGACCGCGTGGAACAAGAACACCAGATCTGGACCGCAGCATTGTGATCACACAGACCAGCTCCGAGACTCAAGTCATGAAACGGAGTCCTTCTGAATACGGCCGACACCGGCTGCTGAACCGAATCTTCAAGAGACGC CCCAGGGGACAGTCAGCTGAACCCATTTGTTGCTCCTCGTCCAGCCAGGGTTCTGTGTGA
- the LOC132132424 gene encoding set1/Ash2 histone methyltransferase complex subunit ASH2-like isoform X2, protein MAAEAGSAPERDTTEGDASFGDLTTNMETVSSGKDTMDSSEAADAQTGSGDDENGRQLGEVELQCALCMKWFTADTFSIDTATCLPFVTNYVFHCNVCHHSGNTYFLRKQANLKEMCLTTLANLTWRSRTQEEHPKTMFSKDKDIIPFIDKFWECMTTRQRPGKLTWPNNIVKTMSKERDVFLVKEHPDPGSKDPEEDYPKFGLLDQDLANIGPSYDNQKQMTAVTGAGGLNGGSTFSGGLPPAASGKGRGAKRKQQQQQHDGAVAGTAKRTRSDPLFSAQRLPPHGYPLEHPFNKDGYRYILAEPDPHAPDPEKLELDCWAGKPIPGDLYRACLYERVLLALHDRAPQLKISDDRLTVTGEKGYSMVRASHGVRKGAWYFEVTVDEMPPDTAARLGWSQPLGNLQAPLGYDKFSYSWRSKKGTRFHQSMGKHYSDGYGQGDVLGFYIELPDGTETAKALPDTYKDKALIKFKSYLYFEEKDYVDKAEKSLKPISSSQIIFFKNGVNQGVAYEDLFEGMYYPAISLYKSCTVSVNFGPHFKYPLKDIKYQPISDMGWGAVIEHSLADLLYHVETDVDGRRSPPWEG, encoded by the exons ATGGCTGCAGAAGCGGGATCTGCGCCCGAGAGAGACACAACAGAAGG AGATGCATCATTTGGAGATCTGACCACAAACATGGAGACTGTGTCCAGTGGAAAAGACACTATG GACAGTTCGGAGGCGGCGGACGCACAGACAGGATCTGGAGACGATGAGAACGGCCGTCAGCTCGGGGAAGTGGAGCTGCAGTGTGCTCTGTGTATGAAGTGGTTTACGGCGGACACGTTCAGCATCGACACGGC AACTTGCCTGCCCTTCGTGACCAATTATGTGTTTCACTGCAATGTGTGCCACCACAGCGGAAACACATACTTTTTGAGGAAGCAAGCGA ATCTGAAGGAGATGTGTCTCACAACTTTGGCAAATCTGACATGGAGGTCCAGAACTCAAGAGGAGCATCCCAAAACTATGTTCTCTAAAGATAAG GACATCATACCTTTCATTGACAAATTCTGGGAGTGCATGACGACCCGCCAGAGGCCCGGCAAACTCACATGGCCAAATAATATCGTCAAGACTATG AGTAAAGAGCGAGATGTTTTCCTGGTGAAAGAACATCCAGACCCCGGCAGTAAAGACCCTGAAGAGGACTATCCCAAGTTTGGTTTGCTTGATCAG GATCTGGCAAATATTGGACCATCGTATGACAACCAGAAGCAGATGACAGCCGTCACGGGTGCTGGAGGGTTAAATG GTGGATCGACTTTTTCAG GAGGGCTTCCTCCAGCTGCTTCAGGAAAAGGAAGAGGAGCCAAAcgcaaacagcagcagcagcagcacgacGGAGCTGTGGCTGGAACGGCCAAAAGAACACGCAG TGACCCACTGTTCTCAGCGCAGCGTCTTCCGCCCCATGGTTACCCTCTCGAACACCCCTTCAACAAAGACGGGTACCGCTACATCCTAGCCGAGCCGGATCCCCATGCTCCCGACCCGGAAAAACTGGAGCTGGACTGCTGGGCCGGGAAGCCCATCCCTGGAGACCTGTACCGCGCGTGTCTGTACGAGAGAGTGCTCCTGGCGCTGCATGACCGAG cACCACAGTTGAAGATTTCAGACGACCGCTTGACGGTGACCGGAGAAAAGGGCTACTCGATGGTCCGAGCGTCTCATGGGGTCAGAAAGGGCGCGTGGTATTTTGAGGTCACTGTGGACGAGATGCCACCGGACACCGCGGCTCGACTGGGCTGGTCACAGCCTTTAG GAAACCTTCAAGCTCCTCTGGGTTACGATAAGTTCAGCTACTCGTGGCGCAGTAAGAAAGGAACACGCTTCCATCAGTCCATGGGAAAGCATTACTCTGATGGATACGGACAGGGCGACGTCTTGGGCTTCTACATTGAGCTTCCAGACGGCACCGAAACCGCCAAGGCTCTGCCTGACACATACAAGGACAAA GCGCTGATCAAATTCAAAAGCTATTTGTACTTTGAAGAGAAAGATTACGTGGACAAGGCTGAGAAGAGTTTAAAACCCATCAGCTCCAGTCAA attatattttttaagaacgGAGTGAATCAAGGAGTGGCCTATGAGGATCTGTTCGAGGGCATGTATTACCCCGCCATATCCCTCTACAAGAGCTGCACG GTGTCTGTTAATTTTGGACCACACTTTAAATACCCACTAAAAGACATCAAGTATCAGCCA ATAAGTGACATGGGTTGGGGTGCTGTGATTGAACACTCGCTGGCTGATTTGCTGTACCACGTAGAGACGGATGTAGACGGCCGACGGAGTCCCCCATGGGAGGGTTAA